A DNA window from Candidatus Moraniibacteriota bacterium contains the following coding sequences:
- the groL gene encoding chaperonin GroEL (60 kDa chaperone family; promotes refolding of misfolded polypeptides especially under stressful conditions; forms two stacked rings of heptamers to form a barrel-shaped 14mer; ends can be capped by GroES; misfolded proteins enter the barrel where they are refolded when GroES binds) produces MSKQIKYSTAARKKIKAGVDKVADTVKVTLGPKGRNVILDKGFGTPTITNDGVTIAKEIELEDKFENIGAELVKEVAEKTNEAAGDGTTTAAIITQALAQEGLKFVETGISPIGIRQGMEAAKNEVIKILKKNSKKISSKEETSQVATIAAESKEMGEMIAGVMEEVGKDGVITVEESQTFGLSKEIVEGMNFDKGYISPYMITDIESQTAVIKDPYILITDKKISSIAEILPILEKITRGGKKELAIIAEEVEGEALATIVVNKLRGVLSVLAVKAPEFGDNRKAMLEDIAVLTSGQVVSEEKGMKLENVELEMLGQAQKILATKDDTTIIGGKGKKKDIEARIEQIKLQIEKSDSDYDKEKLQKRMAKLSGGVAVIRVGAATETELTYMKHKMKDALAATKAAVSEGIVAGGGTALAKAVYLLSDKVKQFENHDFRAGYQTLLQALYEPLKQIVSNTGKKDPAVVLNKIVENKSINYGYNADKDIFETDMIKSGIIDPLKVTRTALENAVSVAAMLLTTEAAITDKPEKKEHGYEAAMPNMEGMI; encoded by the coding sequence ATGTCCAAACAGATCAAATATTCCACCGCGGCCCGAAAAAAAATCAAAGCCGGCGTTGACAAAGTAGCCGACACTGTAAAAGTAACACTTGGCCCCAAGGGGCGCAATGTCATTTTGGATAAAGGGTTCGGAACTCCGACTATTACTAACGACGGCGTGACCATCGCCAAGGAAATCGAACTGGAAGACAAGTTTGAAAATATAGGCGCGGAACTCGTGAAAGAAGTGGCGGAAAAGACCAATGAAGCGGCTGGCGACGGAACGACTACTGCGGCTATTATTACTCAAGCGTTGGCGCAAGAAGGGCTGAAATTCGTGGAGACGGGGATCAGTCCGATTGGGATCCGACAGGGAATGGAAGCGGCCAAGAACGAAGTAATTAAAATCCTCAAGAAGAATTCCAAAAAAATAAGTTCCAAGGAAGAAACATCCCAGGTGGCTACTATCGCGGCTGAATCGAAAGAAATGGGAGAAATGATTGCCGGCGTGATGGAAGAAGTGGGCAAAGATGGGGTAATTACCGTTGAAGAATCCCAAACCTTTGGGCTTTCTAAGGAGATTGTCGAGGGAATGAATTTTGACAAGGGATACATTTCTCCCTATATGATTACCGATATTGAATCCCAGACCGCTGTTATCAAGGACCCTTATATTTTAATCACTGACAAAAAAATTTCTTCTATCGCCGAGATTCTTCCTATCCTGGAAAAAATAACCCGCGGAGGGAAAAAAGAGTTGGCAATTATCGCCGAAGAAGTTGAAGGAGAAGCGCTGGCAACCATCGTGGTTAACAAACTGCGCGGCGTGTTAAGCGTGCTGGCGGTAAAAGCCCCTGAATTTGGAGACAACCGCAAAGCAATGCTGGAAGACATCGCTGTTCTTACCAGCGGGCAAGTAGTGAGTGAAGAAAAAGGAATGAAATTGGAAAACGTGGAATTGGAAATGCTGGGGCAAGCCCAAAAGATTCTTGCTACCAAAGATGACACGACTATCATTGGCGGGAAGGGGAAGAAAAAAGATATTGAAGCGCGGATTGAACAAATTAAGCTCCAGATTGAAAAGTCCGACAGCGACTACGACAAGGAAAAACTCCAAAAGAGAATGGCCAAGCTCTCCGGCGGAGTGGCTGTCATCCGAGTAGGAGCCGCTACGGAAACGGAACTTACCTATATGAAGCATAAAATGAAAGATGCGTTGGCAGCGACTAAAGCGGCAGTATCCGAGGGAATTGTGGCTGGCGGTGGAACGGCTCTGGCTAAAGCGGTGTATTTGCTTTCCGATAAGGTCAAGCAATTTGAAAACCATGATTTTAGAGCTGGTTATCAGACGCTTCTCCAGGCGCTCTATGAGCCGTTAAAGCAGATTGTTTCAAACACTGGCAAAAAGGATCCAGCAGTGGTGCTCAATAAGATTGTGGAGAATAAAAGTATAAATTACGGATATAATGCTGATAAAGATATATTTGAAACCGATATGATTAAATCGGGCATTATTGATCCTCTGAAAGTAACGCGAACTGCTTTGGAAAATGCGGTATCTGTCGCTGCGATGCTCTTAACCACGGAAGCGGCTATTACCGACAAGCCGGAGAAAAAAGAGCACGGTTATGAGGCAGCTATGCCCAATATGGAAGGAATGATATAA
- a CDS encoding HAMP domain-containing sensor histidine kinase has product MLRRKSRIGKMKKELANIFGDLNIKKQAEDLGVSVWETPSFLFILMGMIIMVVMAVIYFISRHYESPELLIVSESLVVIFIFTVGNVIIRGVENVARINKMKSEFVSIASHQLKTPLTQLNWEIELLLSRYAEGLTKKQLDIIKDVSHSHLRMAKLTNDLLDVARIDQGKMVLLEEKFDLLKLVEDVIQSEKNLAEEHNVKVKVNIPAALPEIKGDKRRTGVVVDNLLSNAIKYTDRQGEVEVSVERKDATVTACIKDNGVGIPKYQQDQVFQKFFRSDNAARYQEEGTGLGLYIAKNIIEQSGGKLWFQSEENIGSTFCLSLPLEPTKAKGKFKI; this is encoded by the coding sequence ATGTTAAGAAGAAAATCTAGAATAGGGAAAATGAAAAAGGAATTGGCGAATATTTTTGGCGATTTGAACATTAAAAAACAGGCGGAAGATCTAGGCGTAAGCGTCTGGGAAACCCCCAGTTTTCTGTTTATTCTGATGGGAATGATCATTATGGTGGTAATGGCGGTGATTTATTTTATTTCCCGGCATTACGAATCACCCGAACTTCTGATAGTTAGCGAATCGTTGGTGGTAATTTTTATCTTTACCGTCGGCAATGTCATTATTCGGGGTGTGGAAAACGTGGCCAGGATAAATAAAATGAAGTCGGAGTTCGTTTCCATTGCTTCACACCAACTGAAAACTCCTCTGACGCAATTGAATTGGGAAATTGAACTGCTGCTTTCCCGCTATGCCGAAGGGCTAACAAAAAAGCAGTTAGATATTATAAAAGACGTTTCTCACTCGCATTTAAGGATGGCCAAATTAACCAATGACCTTCTGGATGTAGCCAGAATTGATCAGGGAAAAATGGTCCTTCTGGAAGAAAAATTTGATTTACTAAAATTAGTTGAAGACGTGATTCAAAGCGAAAAAAATCTGGCCGAGGAGCATAATGTAAAAGTCAAAGTGAATATTCCAGCGGCGCTTCCGGAAATTAAAGGAGACAAAAGAAGGACTGGAGTAGTTGTTGATAATTTGCTTTCCAACGCCATTAAGTATACTGATCGCCAAGGAGAAGTAGAAGTATCAGTAGAACGAAAAGACGCCACCGTTACCGCCTGTATCAAAGATAACGGCGTAGGGATTCCCAAGTATCAGCAGGATCAAGTTTTCCAGAAATTTTTCCGTAGTGATAACGCCGCACGTTATCAGGAAGAAGGAACCGGACTGGGATTATACATTGCCAAAAACATTATAGAACAGTCGGGAGGCAAATTGTGGTTTCAATCAGAGGAAAATATCGGATCGACTTTTTGTCTTTCTCTTCCACTGGAGCCGACGAAGGCAAAGGGTAAATTTAAAATATAA
- a CDS encoding response regulator, whose amino-acid sequence MKTKKILIVEDDSILQKTLQEFLSTEGFETTSASDGEKAVELARSGKPDLILLDIILPKKDGYEVIKDLKSDQGTRSIPIILLTNLGSMHDVEKALNLGATTYLVKADYKLEEVVAKIKEVLSIN is encoded by the coding sequence ATGAAAACCAAAAAAATATTAATCGTTGAAGATGATTCCATTCTTCAAAAAACACTCCAGGAGTTTTTGTCCACCGAAGGATTCGAAACAACTAGCGCTTCCGATGGAGAAAAGGCAGTGGAATTAGCGCGGTCGGGAAAGCCCGATCTCATTCTTCTGGATATCATTCTTCCCAAAAAAGACGGCTATGAAGTGATTAAGGATCTGAAAAGCGACCAGGGAACACGGTCAATTCCTATCATCCTCCTTACTAATTTAGGAAGCATGCACGATGTGGAAAAAGCCCTCAATCTGGGAGCGACAACTTATTTAGTGAAAGCTGATTACAAACTGGAAGAAGTGGTGGCTAAAATAAAAGAGGTCTTAAGTATTAATTAG
- a CDS encoding ATPase, T2SS/T4P/T4SS family, which translates to MRIENKQLKEFLLDANTIDKEKVNQAFTEATQARQSLGDILLKKGLISEVDLRKLYAYILGIPFVDLTKEVISSDILQIIPEPIARKYNIIAFEKSGRDLKVAMINPEDLQTIDFIKKKTGLKIVPCLTSEESIRAILRQYEKSLKAEFGDIIDRSSQEITEGKEPDEDLEKVAQDLPVIRIVDTLLKHAILQSASDIHIEPEEHEVRVRYRIDGILHDAMSLPKQILLGIVARIKVLSNLKLDEHRLPQDGRFKIEKDDYKISFRVSILPVFDGEKIAMRLLDESAKGLTLEKMGLWGKALEIIHREIKRPNGMILVTGPTGSGKTTTLYTIMDILNTPEVNISTVEDPIEYRMPRINQTQINPKIGLTFASSLRSLLRQDPDILMIGEIRDKETLEIAIHSAMTGHLVLSTLHTNSAAGALPRMLDMGAEPFLVASTVNVIAAQRLVRRLCGDCRTEYNLTDKEIKLLASRFNIDEILDFFKKSEQLKGMIRSGDKWNTVKFHRAKGCDQCNHEGYHGRIGIYEVFEIDDEIQKLITGLSSSDVIEKKAREKGMATMTEDGFAKAVQGITSIEEILRVTKE; encoded by the coding sequence ATGCGAATTGAAAACAAACAACTCAAAGAGTTTTTGCTTGACGCCAATACCATAGACAAAGAAAAAGTAAACCAAGCGTTTACCGAAGCCACTCAAGCCCGCCAGTCTCTAGGGGATATTCTTTTGAAGAAAGGGCTGATCAGTGAGGTGGACTTGAGAAAACTTTATGCCTACATTCTCGGTATCCCCTTTGTGGACCTGACTAAGGAAGTTATTTCATCGGATATTCTTCAGATCATTCCCGAGCCGATTGCCCGCAAATACAACATTATTGCTTTTGAAAAGAGCGGACGGGATCTGAAAGTGGCGATGATCAATCCCGAAGATCTTCAGACCATTGACTTTATCAAAAAGAAAACGGGACTCAAAATTGTTCCGTGCCTCACTTCCGAAGAAAGCATCAGAGCCATTCTTCGCCAGTATGAAAAAAGTTTAAAGGCGGAATTCGGAGATATTATTGACCGAAGCTCGCAGGAAATAACGGAGGGGAAAGAGCCAGATGAGGACTTGGAGAAAGTGGCCCAGGATCTTCCAGTCATTCGGATTGTGGACACACTTTTAAAGCACGCCATTCTCCAGTCAGCCAGTGACATTCATATTGAGCCGGAAGAACACGAAGTGAGGGTTCGCTATCGTATTGATGGCATTCTCCATGATGCGATGAGCTTGCCCAAACAGATCCTTCTCGGAATTGTCGCCAGAATCAAAGTGCTTTCCAATCTAAAACTTGATGAACACCGCCTTCCTCAGGACGGACGCTTTAAAATTGAAAAAGACGACTATAAAATTTCTTTTCGGGTGAGTATTTTGCCGGTTTTTGACGGAGAAAAAATCGCAATGCGGCTCCTTGATGAATCGGCCAAAGGTCTCACCTTGGAAAAAATGGGCTTATGGGGAAAAGCGCTTGAGATTATTCATAGGGAAATAAAGAGACCCAATGGAATGATTTTAGTGACAGGTCCCACCGGGTCCGGCAAGACCACGACGCTCTACACCATTATGGATATTCTTAATACTCCCGAGGTCAACATTAGCACAGTGGAAGATCCAATAGAATATCGAATGCCGAGAATTAACCAGACCCAGATAAATCCCAAAATAGGATTGACCTTTGCTTCTTCACTGCGGTCTCTTCTCCGGCAGGATCCCGATATTCTGATGATAGGCGAGATCCGCGACAAGGAAACCCTGGAAATTGCTATTCACTCCGCAATGACGGGACACCTAGTTTTATCAACCCTTCACACTAACAGTGCCGCCGGAGCGCTTCCCCGGATGCTTGATATGGGCGCCGAACCATTTTTAGTGGCTTCGACTGTTAATGTTATTGCCGCCCAGCGTCTGGTGCGGCGGCTCTGTGGCGATTGCCGAACAGAGTACAATCTTACTGACAAAGAAATAAAACTTCTGGCCAGCCGTTTTAATATTGATGAAATTCTGGATTTTTTTAAAAAATCAGAACAGCTTAAAGGAATGATCAGGTCAGGCGACAAGTGGAACACCGTAAAATTTCATCGGGCCAAAGGGTGCGACCAGTGCAATCACGAAGGGTATCACGGAAGAATAGGCATTTACGAAGTTTTTGAAATTGATGATGAGATTCAGAAATTGATCACCGGACTGTCCTCGTCTGACGTGATAGAAAAAAAGGCAAGGGAAAAGGGAATGGCCACCATGACGGAGGACGGTTTTGCCAAAGCCGTTCAGGGGATAACTTCGATAGAGGAAATACTGCGGGTTACGAAGGAATAA
- a CDS encoding type II secretion system F family protein, translating to MAKFIYTAKSGSGESKGGEIVAPDERALAQQLRSEGFLVTSVKMVEERKKGIEVKLLDRFLTVPLKEKMIFARNLAVMIASGLTVSRAINNLSGQTRNKRFKKILSDIYEQLQQGKTLSEGLAKYPAVFSELFVNMVRVGETGGNLEEILQIIAVQLEKEHDLISKIRGAMVYPSVIIVAMIGIAILMLTYILPKITGVFKDMDVQLPASTRFVIAVSDFLRDHTILVTFMFVFFAFFLKVFLQTKAGKKIVSFLVIHLPIVRNIVIKVNCARFARIFSSLLKSGIPVIDALKIVSNTLTNYYYKKVIEESIEQVQKGVSISTVITKHPGIFPVLVPQMLEVGEETGKTEAVLMKLAEFYEQEVDQITKNMSSIIEPVLMIIIGGAVGFFAVSMLQPMYSLMENIK from the coding sequence ATGGCTAAATTTATCTACACTGCCAAAAGCGGAAGCGGCGAGTCCAAAGGGGGAGAGATAGTGGCTCCAGATGAACGAGCGTTAGCTCAACAGCTCCGCTCGGAGGGCTTTTTGGTAACTTCGGTAAAAATGGTTGAGGAAAGAAAAAAAGGAATAGAGGTGAAGCTGCTGGACCGGTTTCTGACAGTTCCGCTAAAGGAAAAAATGATTTTTGCCCGGAACCTTGCCGTGATGATTGCTTCCGGCCTCACTGTTTCCCGAGCCATTAATAATCTTTCCGGCCAAACAAGAAACAAGCGGTTTAAGAAAATTCTCTCTGATATTTACGAGCAGCTGCAGCAAGGAAAAACATTAAGCGAGGGATTAGCCAAATATCCGGCGGTGTTCAGCGAGCTTTTTGTTAACATGGTGCGAGTGGGGGAAACAGGGGGAAACCTGGAAGAAATTTTACAGATTATTGCCGTCCAGCTGGAAAAAGAGCACGATCTTATCAGTAAAATACGGGGAGCGATGGTTTACCCCTCAGTCATTATTGTGGCAATGATTGGAATCGCCATTCTCATGCTGACATACATCCTGCCCAAGATAACCGGGGTTTTCAAGGATATGGATGTTCAGCTTCCCGCTTCCACCCGTTTTGTTATCGCCGTCAGCGATTTTCTAAGAGATCACACCATCTTGGTAACGTTTATGTTTGTATTTTTTGCCTTTTTTTTAAAGGTCTTTCTCCAGACCAAAGCGGGAAAGAAAATAGTGAGTTTTTTGGTAATTCATCTCCCAATTGTCAGGAACATAGTGATAAAAGTTAACTGCGCCAGATTCGCTAGGATCTTCAGCTCTCTTCTCAAAAGCGGCATTCCAGTAATAGATGCCTTGAAAATTGTCTCCAACACCCTGACGAATTACTACTACAAGAAGGTGATTGAAGAAAGTATCGAACAAGTCCAAAAAGGGGTAAGTATCAGCACTGTTATTACCAAGCATCCTGGAATTTTTCCGGTATTAGTCCCGCAAATGCTGGAAGTAGGCGAAGAAACCGGAAAAACGGAAGCGGTTTTAATGAAATTGGCCGAATTTTACGAGCAGGAAGTAGATCAGATCACCAAGAATATGTCCTCAATAATAGAGCCAGTGCTGATGATTATCATCGGAGGAGCGGTTGGATTCTTTGCTGTTTCCATGCTCCAGCCGATGTACAGTTTAATGGAAAATATAAAATGA